From the genome of Gemmatimonas phototrophica, one region includes:
- a CDS encoding VPS10 domain-containing protein produces MRYSPALRAVLIGAVLPFVGQAQRAPRAGAAPAANAAPFDSAALAGLKVRMLGPFRGGRSTAVAGIPGQPHAFFMGSTGGGLWHTDDAGATWRNVSDGYFGGAIGAVAVAPGDPNVVYVGEGSIDLRGNTSMGRGAWRSTDGGRSWQSIGLKGAGQIGRIQVHPSNADVAYAAVLGRPFGRSAERGVFRTRDGGRSWDKVLFLNDSTGASDIAMDPKNPRILYAAMWRAERKPWTMISGSSEGGIWRSTNGGDTWIKLAGGLPTGLTGKIGLTVSAANPQRLWALIEAEPAGGVYRSDDGGTSWTRTNSENKLRQRAWYYTHVRADPDEENVVYALNTSLYRSIDGGVTFSEVRVPHGDVHDLWINPADKRIMIVADDGGAQVTLNRGRTWSTYWNQPTAEFYDVITDNRFPYRVYTAQQDNTTISVPSWSSSNALHPFTDYRYASGCETGPVALHPDEPDVIWGGCYGGAINRWDTRTDDRRNVIVYPQLQLGQAAKDLTYRFQWVAPILVSRHNSNVVYHGAQYLLRTQDGGLSWDRISPDLTTNTPEHQVASGGPINNDVTGVEIFNTIFALAEDRKDAKTLWAGTDDGRVHITRDGGGTWSEITPPGMPKYGTVEEIALSSHAPGRAYLAVQAYRMDDFRPHLWRTDDYGRSWVKLTDGLNGIPADHPLRSVAEDPKVASLLYAGTEYGLYVSFDAGKAWQRMPGRLPITPIADLEARHDDLVLSTQGRSLWIVDDLAPLRELSSSIVASAAHLFTPSNVIRAQRGGESFDPIPEVPDMADNGAAIHLWLGTAATAPITLDIVDAQKRVVQHFSSDSAEARRAQSSRLPTARGLHRIVWDITYPGPLRVEGVVTWGYLGGVKAPPGDYEAVLVANGVTMRKPFKVLPDPRLSNVSAADYAEQFRAASLVRDSMNVLSTTLGDLRDVQKQKDALLAAAKRAGAEAAIGALADTLASKLTKLEVQLSQVKSKSGQDPIRFAGQLDNQWAELYGNLTGSNGYINGGVDGRPTKGAVERLTELTKRWAVLRAQWTEILNKDIPALNAAASQLKLGAIALPNRTIVP; encoded by the coding sequence ATGCGTTATTCCCCAGCTCTCCGTGCCGTCCTGATTGGCGCGGTCCTGCCGTTCGTGGGGCAGGCCCAGCGTGCGCCCCGCGCTGGCGCCGCCCCCGCCGCCAACGCGGCCCCGTTTGATTCCGCCGCCCTCGCCGGACTCAAGGTCCGCATGCTGGGCCCCTTCCGCGGCGGCCGGTCCACCGCTGTCGCCGGCATTCCCGGACAGCCCCATGCGTTCTTCATGGGCAGCACCGGTGGTGGCCTCTGGCACACCGACGATGCCGGCGCCACGTGGCGCAACGTCTCGGATGGATACTTCGGCGGAGCCATTGGCGCCGTGGCCGTGGCCCCTGGCGACCCCAACGTGGTGTATGTGGGCGAAGGCTCCATTGACCTGCGTGGCAACACCTCCATGGGGCGTGGCGCGTGGCGCTCCACCGACGGCGGCCGCAGCTGGCAGTCCATTGGCCTCAAGGGTGCCGGTCAGATAGGACGTATTCAGGTGCATCCGTCCAATGCCGACGTGGCCTATGCCGCGGTGCTTGGACGCCCCTTTGGCCGCAGCGCCGAGCGTGGTGTATTCCGCACGCGCGACGGCGGCCGGAGCTGGGACAAGGTGCTGTTCCTAAACGATTCCACGGGCGCGTCGGACATCGCGATGGACCCCAAGAACCCGCGCATCCTGTACGCCGCCATGTGGCGCGCCGAGCGCAAGCCCTGGACGATGATCTCCGGCTCATCGGAGGGAGGCATCTGGCGCTCCACCAACGGCGGCGATACGTGGATCAAGCTGGCCGGTGGACTCCCCACGGGACTCACCGGGAAGATCGGCCTCACGGTGTCGGCGGCCAACCCGCAGCGCCTCTGGGCGCTCATTGAAGCCGAACCCGCCGGTGGGGTGTATCGCAGCGATGACGGCGGTACCAGTTGGACCCGCACGAACAGCGAGAACAAGCTCCGGCAGCGTGCCTGGTACTACACGCACGTGCGCGCCGATCCCGACGAAGAAAACGTGGTGTATGCACTGAACACCTCGCTGTACCGAAGCATCGATGGCGGTGTCACGTTCAGCGAAGTGCGCGTGCCACACGGCGACGTACACGATCTATGGATCAATCCCGCCGACAAGCGCATCATGATTGTGGCGGACGACGGCGGGGCGCAGGTAACGCTCAACCGAGGTCGCACGTGGAGCACGTATTGGAACCAGCCAACGGCGGAGTTCTACGACGTGATTACGGACAACCGGTTTCCGTATCGCGTGTACACGGCGCAGCAGGACAACACGACCATCAGTGTTCCCAGCTGGTCATCGTCCAATGCCTTGCACCCGTTTACGGATTATCGATACGCGTCCGGCTGTGAGACCGGCCCCGTGGCCCTGCACCCCGACGAACCCGATGTGATCTGGGGCGGGTGCTATGGTGGCGCCATCAACCGCTGGGACACCCGTACCGACGATCGGCGCAACGTCATTGTGTACCCGCAGCTGCAGCTTGGACAGGCGGCCAAGGATCTCACGTATCGCTTCCAGTGGGTGGCCCCCATTCTGGTATCGCGGCACAACAGCAATGTGGTGTACCACGGCGCCCAGTATTTGCTGCGCACGCAGGACGGCGGACTGTCCTGGGATCGAATCTCTCCTGACCTCACGACCAACACGCCCGAACATCAGGTGGCCAGTGGTGGCCCCATCAACAACGATGTGACCGGCGTGGAAATTTTCAACACCATCTTCGCGCTGGCCGAAGACCGGAAGGATGCCAAGACGCTCTGGGCCGGCACCGATGACGGCCGCGTGCACATTACCCGCGACGGCGGGGGCACGTGGAGTGAGATCACGCCGCCGGGGATGCCGAAGTACGGCACGGTGGAGGAAATCGCGCTCTCATCGCACGCGCCCGGACGTGCCTATCTCGCCGTGCAGGCGTACCGCATGGACGATTTCCGTCCGCATTTGTGGCGCACCGACGATTATGGCCGCAGCTGGGTGAAGCTGACTGATGGACTGAACGGCATTCCGGCCGATCATCCCCTGCGTTCAGTGGCGGAAGATCCCAAGGTCGCGTCACTGCTCTACGCCGGTACGGAGTACGGGCTCTACGTTTCCTTCGATGCGGGAAAAGCGTGGCAGCGCATGCCGGGGCGCCTCCCCATCACGCCCATCGCCGATCTGGAAGCGCGGCACGACGATCTGGTGCTCTCCACGCAGGGTCGTTCGCTGTGGATCGTGGATGATCTGGCCCCGCTGCGAGAGCTTTCGTCGTCCATTGTTGCATCGGCTGCCCATTTGTTCACGCCGAGCAACGTCATTCGTGCGCAGCGCGGTGGCGAGTCGTTCGATCCTATTCCCGAAGTGCCGGATATGGCCGACAACGGGGCGGCCATACACCTCTGGCTTGGTACTGCCGCCACGGCACCCATTACGCTGGATATTGTGGACGCGCAGAAGCGGGTGGTGCAGCACTTCAGCTCGGACAGCGCCGAGGCGCGCCGCGCTCAGAGCAGCCGCTTGCCAACGGCGCGTGGTCTGCACCGGATTGTCTGGGACATTACGTATCCCGGGCCGCTGCGTGTGGAAGGCGTGGTAACCTGGGGCTATCTGGGTGGCGTGAAGGCACCGCCGGGCGATTACGAAGCGGTACTCGTGGCCAACGGTGTCACCATGCGCAAACCGTTCAAGGTGCTGCCCGATCCGCGATTGTCGAACGTGTCGGCGGCGGATTACGCCGAACAGTTCCGCGCGGCGAGTCTGGTGCGTGACTCCATGAATGTGTTGAGCACCACGCTGGGCGACTTGCGTGACGTCCAGAAGCAGAAGGATGCCTTGCTGGCCGCTGCGAAACGGGCGGGGGCCGAAGCCGCCATTGGCGCACTGGCTGACACGCTCGCCAGCAAGCTCACGAAGCTGGAGGTGCAGCTCTCGCAAGTGAAGAGCAAGAGCGGCCAGGACCCCATTCGGTTTGCCGGTCAGCTGGATAACCAGTGGGCGGAACTCTACGGCAATCTCACCGGCAGTAACGGCTACATTAACGGCGGTGTGGATGGGCGCCCCACCAAGGGCGCGGTAGAGCGGCTCACGGAACTGACCAAGCGGTGGGCGGTGTTGCGCGCCCAGTGGACGGAGATCCTCAACAAGGACATTCCGGCGCTCAACGCAGCAGCGAGCCAGCTCAAGCTGGGGGCGATTGCCCTGCCCAACCGGACCATCGTGCCGTAG
- a CDS encoding glycosyl hydrolase family 18 protein: MRNFLLLCALCVTGPELAAQRSLEAIWYIRNDSAGIASFATHAASVSIVAPQVYAFDSTGTLRGGTDARIVAIAKAHNVKLMPLVMNPGFDAAVLHTLVSNPAARARAASEMARICREERVHGIQLDLENLHVSDRDAFTNFARVGADSVHAAGCSLSAAVVPSTGSGRGVLPYHHWMHDMWRAAYDYKALAGVLDFLSYMTYAQHTGGSTPGPVAGYPWMLASVQHLLSLGVAPEKISLGLASYSDYWYPHYDPRTGDARARGDDIGYAAVMRIVRDAGATPRWDDTQKAWVAMWERAGVFEHAWIEDARAFREKLQLVRRFGFRGYSVWLMGLEDPETFRIVGPVRKD, translated from the coding sequence ATGCGAAATTTCCTGCTGCTGTGCGCGCTGTGTGTGACTGGTCCAGAGCTGGCGGCCCAGCGATCGTTGGAGGCCATCTGGTACATCCGGAACGACAGCGCCGGAATTGCCAGCTTTGCCACACATGCGGCGTCGGTGAGTATCGTTGCGCCGCAGGTGTACGCGTTTGACAGTACCGGTACGCTCCGGGGTGGCACCGATGCCCGCATTGTCGCCATTGCGAAGGCGCACAATGTGAAGCTCATGCCTCTGGTCATGAATCCCGGATTTGACGCGGCGGTACTGCATACGTTGGTAAGCAACCCCGCCGCCCGCGCGCGTGCCGCGTCGGAAATGGCTCGCATCTGTCGCGAGGAACGCGTACACGGCATTCAGCTGGATCTGGAGAACTTGCATGTCAGTGATCGCGATGCCTTCACCAACTTCGCGCGCGTGGGGGCCGATTCGGTGCACGCGGCAGGCTGTTCGCTGTCCGCCGCGGTCGTTCCCAGTACCGGCAGTGGACGCGGCGTGTTGCCCTATCATCACTGGATGCACGACATGTGGCGGGCGGCCTACGATTACAAGGCGCTTGCCGGGGTCCTCGATTTTCTCAGCTACATGACGTACGCCCAGCATACTGGTGGATCGACGCCGGGGCCGGTGGCGGGGTACCCGTGGATGCTGGCGAGCGTACAGCATCTGCTGTCGTTGGGTGTTGCGCCGGAGAAGATTTCCCTTGGGTTGGCCAGCTACTCGGACTACTGGTATCCGCACTATGACCCGCGCACCGGTGACGCGCGCGCCCGTGGCGACGATATCGGCTATGCGGCCGTCATGCGCATTGTGCGCGACGCCGGGGCCACGCCACGCTGGGATGACACCCAGAAAGCCTGGGTCGCCATGTGGGAACGCGCAGGCGTTTTTGAACACGCCTGGATTGAAGACGCCCGCGCGTTTCGGGAGAAGCTGCAGCTGGTGCGACGCTTCGGGTTTCGGGGCTACTCGGTCTGGCTGATGGGGCTCGAGGACCCAGAGACGTTTCGCATAGTTGGCCCTGTGCGCAAAGACTGA
- a CDS encoding carbohydrate binding family 9 domain-containing protein: MRKVSLHLISALLALPLLAGVSPRAASAQTPTVPEPTEESRRRLVARRALGRITVDGRLDEADWRSAPVAGDFAQARPDFLPTTRYPTEVRVLYDNEHLYVAAFNRDSAGMSSLRMPDLRRDFEPPENDVFGVTIGPMGDRRTVLQFSTTPLGSQADVQAFDGGDAFNFNWDALWRVRTTRADSGWIAEFAIPWRSLRYAPGLTSWDINFVRNTRRVAQWSAWMPYPRQLSSWRISYGGVLDSIQPPPPRTNVRVRPYVLGQRVTDKSSAAFNGSLGDVGGEVIWAPTANSLFEATVNTDFAQADVDRQVVNLTRFNVFLPERRQFFLENADLLNAGGLGSGTIGGIGGVSGRYFVQPFFTRRIGLGDDGTPQPIDAGARYAYRSGRTTAGALAMRTAALGTQGATTFGVVRGSQFFGRSTRLGSTLALRDGDVTDVNGLVSGRRNVMVAVDALSRIGELTQFTGMLSASNENGRTGLAGTYGITRNTATSLVGVLGAVVTKDYNPQMGFVSRPDVVMTNPFITWTLQPRRLPTAIVWLRHGPNAIAFNDPQSGALQEANVTYSGEVLFRNGATISPAVEYNVQRPTLPVTLFPNVQIAPGDYSYQRGGLTFRSDQSAKLATTLTTTTGAFFDGSLDRAELTARWSPSPYVSVRGAYEVNRLRSLGTRDSSFITHLAGPELRVFLNPRIQWSAFYQYNTAAERATLNARFSWEFLPLSFLYIVYNDRQAVQSGNTPLARSLIVKLSWLGQL; this comes from the coding sequence ATGCGAAAGGTTTCGCTTCACCTGATTAGCGCACTGCTGGCGCTCCCTCTGCTGGCCGGGGTGTCCCCCCGAGCCGCCTCGGCCCAAACCCCGACCGTTCCGGAGCCCACCGAAGAAAGTCGCCGGCGCCTCGTGGCCCGGCGGGCGCTGGGTCGGATCACCGTTGACGGGCGGCTCGACGAGGCCGACTGGCGCAGTGCGCCCGTGGCCGGAGATTTTGCCCAGGCGCGCCCCGACTTTCTACCCACCACCCGCTACCCCACGGAAGTGCGGGTGCTCTACGACAATGAGCATCTGTACGTGGCCGCCTTCAATCGCGACAGCGCCGGCATGTCGTCACTGCGTATGCCCGATCTGCGCCGCGACTTCGAGCCCCCCGAAAACGATGTCTTTGGCGTGACGATCGGCCCCATGGGCGACCGCCGAACCGTCCTGCAGTTCAGCACCACCCCGTTGGGGTCGCAGGCCGATGTGCAGGCCTTTGACGGCGGTGATGCCTTCAACTTCAACTGGGATGCCCTCTGGCGCGTGCGGACCACGCGCGCGGACAGTGGGTGGATTGCCGAGTTTGCCATCCCCTGGCGCTCGCTGCGCTATGCCCCGGGACTCACCTCGTGGGATATCAACTTTGTGCGCAACACGCGGCGCGTGGCGCAGTGGAGTGCGTGGATGCCGTACCCGCGGCAGCTGTCGTCGTGGCGTATTTCGTACGGCGGCGTGCTCGACTCCATTCAGCCTCCCCCCCCACGCACCAACGTGCGGGTGCGCCCCTATGTATTGGGGCAGCGGGTCACCGATAAATCATCCGCCGCATTCAACGGCAGTCTGGGGGATGTCGGGGGTGAAGTCATCTGGGCCCCCACGGCCAACAGTTTGTTTGAGGCCACCGTCAACACCGACTTTGCACAGGCAGATGTTGACCGCCAGGTAGTCAACCTCACGCGCTTCAACGTGTTCCTCCCGGAACGCCGACAGTTCTTTCTGGAGAATGCGGATCTGCTGAATGCCGGCGGACTGGGCTCGGGCACCATTGGCGGCATTGGCGGTGTGTCGGGGCGCTATTTCGTGCAGCCGTTCTTTACGCGGCGCATTGGCCTGGGTGACGACGGCACACCTCAACCCATCGATGCCGGCGCACGCTACGCGTATCGGTCCGGGCGCACCACGGCGGGGGCGTTGGCCATGCGTACGGCCGCGCTGGGCACTCAGGGCGCTACCACCTTTGGCGTCGTGCGCGGTAGCCAGTTCTTTGGACGCTCCACCCGCCTGGGCAGTACCCTCGCACTGCGAGACGGTGATGTCACCGACGTGAACGGTCTCGTGAGCGGTCGCCGGAATGTCATGGTGGCCGTTGATGCGCTGTCGCGCATCGGCGAGCTCACGCAATTCACCGGCATGCTCTCGGCCTCCAACGAAAATGGACGCACGGGACTGGCCGGAACCTATGGCATCACCCGCAATACGGCTACATCGCTGGTTGGCGTGCTCGGCGCGGTGGTCACCAAAGACTACAATCCGCAAATGGGGTTCGTGTCACGTCCGGATGTCGTGATGACGAATCCGTTCATCACCTGGACGCTGCAACCCCGACGGCTCCCCACCGCGATTGTGTGGCTGCGCCATGGCCCCAATGCCATTGCCTTCAACGATCCGCAGTCGGGAGCATTGCAGGAGGCCAATGTCACCTACTCGGGGGAAGTGCTCTTCCGCAATGGAGCCACGATTTCGCCCGCGGTGGAGTACAACGTCCAGCGTCCCACCCTGCCGGTTACGCTCTTTCCCAATGTGCAGATCGCTCCCGGGGACTACAGCTACCAACGCGGCGGACTGACGTTCCGCAGCGATCAGAGTGCGAAACTGGCCACCACGCTCACGACGACAACGGGCGCCTTTTTCGACGGGTCGCTTGATCGGGCGGAACTCACCGCGCGATGGTCGCCCAGCCCGTACGTCTCGGTGCGGGGTGCCTATGAAGTCAACCGCCTGCGATCGCTGGGCACGCGCGACTCCAGCTTCATCACGCACCTGGCTGGGCCGGAGCTGCGGGTATTTCTCAATCCGCGTATCCAGTGGAGCGCGTTCTATCAGTACAACACGGCCGCGGAGCGTGCCACGCTCAACGCGCGCTTCAGCTGGGAGTTTCTCCCGTTGTCGTTCTTGTACATCGTCTATAACGACCGACAGGCGGTACAGAGTGGCAACACCCCCCTGGCCCGTTCACTCATTGTAAAGCTGTCGTGGCTGGGGCAACTGTAG
- a CDS encoding paraquat-inducible protein A has translation MSRRNLLALALSLVSLALLWPGLVEPVLTIRATIEMFGTERELTNETRSVVGAIRSLHDSGNDFVAGLILLFSVLVPLTKAALLVPIFAWRNSPVAYRLYRVVQAISKWSMADVFAVGMLIALLVAKGTANLSAVAGPGFYFFAAYCLVSNAAFQLLKVERHPAA, from the coding sequence ATGTCCCGACGCAACCTGCTGGCTTTGGCCCTGTCCCTCGTGTCCCTGGCGCTGCTCTGGCCCGGGCTGGTGGAGCCGGTGTTGACCATTCGCGCCACCATTGAAATGTTCGGTACGGAGCGCGAACTCACCAATGAGACACGAAGTGTGGTGGGCGCCATTCGCAGTCTGCACGATTCGGGCAATGATTTTGTGGCCGGCCTGATTCTCCTGTTCAGTGTGCTGGTTCCACTGACCAAGGCCGCTCTTCTCGTCCCCATCTTCGCCTGGCGGAACTCCCCGGTGGCCTATCGGCTCTACCGCGTGGTTCAGGCCATCAGCAAGTGGTCCATGGCCGACGTATTCGCCGTGGGGATGCTCATTGCGCTGCTGGTGGCAAAGGGCACGGCCAATCTTTCAGCCGTGGCCGGCCCCGGATTCTACTTCTTTGCGGCCTACTGCCTGGTGTCCAACGCGGCGTTTCAGCTGCTGAAGGTAGAGAGGCACCCCGCCGCCTGA
- a CDS encoding DNA alkylation repair protein: MAEPFKTFINADGVQAAAGHLARTSADFDAARFCADVVPQLDALELKARAMCIATALEEHLATNFDEAAAHLERALAPHGAPDQGLTGWFLWAAGEFVARRGLEHPVRSLACLQHMTQRFTAEFAIRPFIVAHPRLVFDTLQQWIHHPSEHVRRLVSEGTRPRLPWGLQLKALIADPSPSLPLLTALLDDDSEYVRRSVANHLNDIAKDHPELVAEWVERYLPDASAPRRALLRHASRTLIKQGHRRVMHAWGTGATFAGTAAITLTPARIVLGEHIGISVTLQSHASQDQVLTIDYIVHHVKADGTTSPKVFKGWHLTLSAGQTHTVTRRHAVKPITTRRYYPGRHLVTIQVNGHPVADASFVLQCIDG, from the coding sequence ATGGCTGAGCCTTTCAAGACGTTCATCAACGCCGACGGAGTGCAGGCCGCCGCCGGCCATTTGGCCCGCACCAGTGCGGACTTTGATGCGGCGCGGTTCTGCGCTGACGTGGTGCCGCAGCTCGACGCCCTTGAGCTCAAGGCGCGCGCCATGTGCATCGCGACCGCGCTGGAAGAGCACCTCGCCACCAACTTCGACGAGGCCGCCGCCCACTTGGAACGGGCCCTGGCCCCGCACGGTGCTCCTGACCAGGGACTCACCGGATGGTTCCTCTGGGCGGCGGGTGAATTCGTGGCCCGTCGCGGCCTCGAACATCCCGTACGCAGTCTCGCCTGTCTGCAGCACATGACCCAGCGCTTCACCGCGGAGTTCGCCATCCGGCCGTTCATTGTCGCACACCCACGGCTGGTGTTCGATACGCTGCAGCAATGGATTCATCACCCCAGTGAACATGTGCGACGGCTAGTGAGCGAAGGAACACGCCCACGACTGCCGTGGGGGCTCCAACTCAAGGCTCTGATCGCCGATCCTTCGCCTTCGCTGCCATTGCTCACCGCGCTGCTCGATGATGACAGCGAGTATGTACGACGGAGTGTCGCCAATCACCTCAACGATATCGCGAAGGATCACCCGGAGCTGGTGGCGGAGTGGGTGGAGCGCTATTTGCCTGATGCGTCGGCACCACGACGGGCGCTCCTGCGACACGCCAGCCGCACGCTCATCAAGCAAGGACACCGCCGGGTGATGCACGCGTGGGGTACCGGCGCCACTTTCGCCGGCACCGCCGCGATAACCCTGACACCAGCACGCATTGTGCTCGGCGAGCACATCGGCATCAGCGTCACGCTCCAGAGTCACGCGTCGCAGGATCAGGTGCTCACGATTGACTACATCGTGCACCATGTGAAAGCCGACGGCACGACGTCACCCAAAGTGTTCAAGGGGTGGCACCTCACGCTCTCCGCCGGACAGACCCATACGGTCACTCGGCGTCACGCGGTGAAACCAATCACCACGCGCCGCTATTATCCCGGCAGACACCTCGTCACCATTCAGGTGAATGGGCACCCCGTTGCTGACGCCTCCTTTGTGCTGCAGTGCATCGACGGATAA
- a CDS encoding glutathione peroxidase: MSTLTDFDLVALDGAPLPLAPLAGRVVLLVNVASMCGFTPQYAGLEKLWRDYEAKGLTIIGCPCDQFGHQEPGSADEIASFCNVRYGVTFPLSAKLDVNGDQAHPLWQWMREAEPGVLGTTAVKWNFTKFLIGRDGQVMKRYAPTATPESLVADIDAALKA, from the coding sequence ATGTCTACGCTGACCGATTTCGATCTTGTGGCGCTCGATGGCGCGCCACTCCCGCTCGCTCCCTTGGCAGGGCGTGTTGTGCTGCTGGTGAATGTCGCCAGCATGTGTGGGTTTACCCCGCAGTACGCGGGACTGGAGAAGCTCTGGCGTGACTACGAAGCCAAAGGGTTGACCATCATTGGCTGTCCGTGTGACCAGTTCGGGCATCAGGAGCCTGGTTCCGCCGACGAGATCGCCAGCTTTTGCAACGTGCGCTACGGGGTCACGTTCCCGCTGTCGGCAAAGCTGGACGTGAACGGCGACCAGGCGCATCCACTATGGCAGTGGATGCGTGAAGCCGAGCCGGGTGTCCTCGGCACGACCGCGGTAAAGTGGAATTTCACGAAGTTCCTCATTGGGCGGGACGGACAGGTCATGAAGCGCTACGCGCCCACGGCGACTCCTGAATCACTGGTCGCGGACATCGACGCCGCACTGAAGGCGTAA
- a CDS encoding TonB-dependent receptor has product MALQRILVLAVAFAALVFAPLTAQGQGQGTGVITGRVLEAVTEAPVLGATIRVVGQGAVAQSDSVGRFTLRGVAVGIVTVEVRRLGFAPVLRGDIAVSPAKPAELTITLRAIDVQLDAVTVRPEAFPAQMPASTPVSTQRYDAEEVRRQPGAQEDVLRAISIAPGVGVTSAARNDIVVRGGAPFENLFVVDNIEVPNINHFGSQGSTGGPISLINIRFIESAQLSAGGFGARLGDRTSSATTLTLREGNRERVAGEVNVAASQVGAVLEGPLGSRGSFIANVRQSYLDLLFKAIGLSFIPSYTDATLKATWRPTSRDAFSALTIAARGTISFDNSSDSNRVDNSQVLAPTQDQYFSGLTWKRLLPRGVVTTTLGRTWTRYVTAQRDSLLSPIFESRSTEGENSLRTDVTMLAGKGLELETGTIFKYASDLRYNATLAGFTRRDPNGTPQPFGVDTSFTALRNGSYVQATWQWRPRLRLSGGLRGDWYGFLENAVRVAPRLSVSAQVTPSTTVSLSGGRYWQAPSYIWLVGDAGNASRLKPFRADQVVAGVTRVIGSDLKVQLEVYGKRYGDYPARIYRPQAVLSPSGFDDATTDIPFGLEPLQSSGTGSAFGAEVFLQKKLGASPFYGQLSASVNRTRFTGIDGTATRGAFDTPVLANGVLGWRPNARWEVATRIRGSSGLPYTPFVLNGNLAGTLDFARYNAERVPLFFAADVRVDRRFLLWNRQLIAFLDLQNITNRENSTAPQWNPRLRRPEPNESIGLLPSIGLNFEF; this is encoded by the coding sequence ATGGCGCTGCAGCGAATTCTGGTGCTGGCTGTCGCCTTCGCGGCCCTGGTGTTCGCGCCGCTGACGGCGCAGGGACAGGGGCAGGGCACCGGAGTGATCACTGGCCGTGTGCTCGAGGCGGTCACGGAGGCCCCGGTGCTCGGCGCCACGATCAGGGTCGTCGGGCAGGGAGCGGTGGCCCAGAGTGACTCCGTCGGGCGCTTCACCCTGCGCGGGGTTGCGGTGGGCATCGTGACCGTTGAAGTGCGCCGCCTGGGGTTCGCCCCAGTGTTGCGCGGTGACATTGCCGTGTCGCCCGCCAAACCCGCAGAATTGACGATCACGCTGCGCGCCATCGATGTGCAGCTTGACGCGGTGACCGTGCGTCCGGAGGCGTTTCCCGCTCAGATGCCGGCGTCCACGCCCGTTTCCACGCAGCGCTACGACGCGGAAGAGGTTCGACGTCAGCCCGGTGCCCAGGAAGACGTGCTGCGCGCCATCTCCATTGCCCCCGGCGTCGGGGTGACCAGCGCCGCGCGCAATGACATCGTGGTGCGTGGCGGGGCACCCTTCGAGAATCTGTTTGTCGTGGACAACATCGAAGTGCCCAACATCAATCACTTCGGATCACAGGGCTCCACCGGCGGGCCCATCTCGCTGATCAACATCCGGTTTATCGAGAGCGCTCAACTTTCCGCTGGAGGCTTTGGCGCGCGGTTGGGCGATCGCACGTCGTCTGCCACGACGCTCACGCTCCGTGAAGGCAATCGGGAGCGCGTGGCAGGAGAAGTGAACGTGGCGGCCTCGCAAGTTGGCGCCGTGCTGGAGGGGCCACTTGGTTCGCGCGGTTCGTTCATTGCCAACGTCCGGCAGAGCTATCTCGATCTGCTCTTCAAGGCGATTGGGCTGAGCTTCATTCCCAGCTACACCGACGCCACGCTCAAGGCCACGTGGCGACCCACCAGTCGTGACGCGTTCAGTGCGCTCACGATTGCCGCACGCGGCACGATTTCCTTTGACAATAGCAGTGACTCCAATCGCGTGGACAACTCGCAGGTGCTCGCACCCACGCAGGATCAGTACTTCAGCGGACTCACGTGGAAACGCCTGTTGCCCCGGGGCGTGGTGACGACGACGCTCGGTCGTACCTGGACGCGCTATGTGACGGCGCAGCGCGACAGTCTGTTGTCGCCGATCTTCGAAAGTCGCTCCACCGAAGGGGAGAACTCGCTCCGGACCGACGTAACGATGCTGGCCGGCAAGGGGCTCGAGTTGGAAACCGGCACCATTTTCAAGTACGCCAGCGACCTGCGCTACAACGCCACACTGGCCGGCTTCACCCGTCGCGACCCAAACGGGACGCCGCAACCGTTTGGGGTGGACACCAGTTTCACTGCGCTCCGCAATGGATCGTATGTGCAGGCCACCTGGCAGTGGCGCCCTCGATTGCGCCTCTCCGGTGGCCTTCGCGGTGATTGGTATGGCTTCCTGGAGAATGCGGTACGCGTTGCTCCCCGACTGAGCGTAAGTGCTCAGGTCACGCCCAGCACGACCGTGTCGTTGTCCGGTGGACGGTATTGGCAGGCGCCCAGCTATATCTGGCTGGTGGGGGATGCGGGCAATGCCTCGCGTCTCAAACCGTTCCGTGCCGATCAGGTCGTGGCTGGCGTTACGCGTGTGATTGGCAGCGATCTCAAGGTGCAATTGGAGGTGTACGGGAAACGCTATGGCGATTATCCCGCTCGGATATACCGGCCGCAGGCGGTACTGAGCCCCAGTGGATTTGATGACGCCACGACCGATATTCCTTTTGGCCTTGAACCGTTGCAGAGCTCCGGGACCGGCAGTGCCTTCGGGGCAGAAGTCTTTCTGCAAAAGAAGCTGGGAGCCTCGCCCTTCTACGGGCAGCTCAGTGCCAGCGTGAATCGCACACGCTTTACCGGCATTGATGGCACCGCGACGCGCGGCGCCTTTGACACGCCGGTGTTGGCCAACGGCGTTCTGGGGTGGCGTCCGAATGCGCGCTGGGAAGTGGCCACGCGTATCCGCGGCTCCAGCGGGTTGCCGTACACGCCGTTCGTGTTGAATGGTAATCTGGCCGGTACGCTCGACTTTGCACGCTACAACGCCGAACGGGTGCCGCTCTTTTTTGCGGCCGACGTGCGGGTGGATCGGCGCTTTCTGCTGTGGAATCGCCAGCTGATTGCGTTTCTCGATCTGCAGAACATTACGAACCGCGAGAACAGTACGGCGCCGCAGTGGAATCCACGGCTGCGCCGCCCGGAGCCCAACGAGAGTATCGGTTTGCTGCCGTCGATCGGGTTGAACTTCGAGTTCTGA